TATAGAAGCCTCCTACAAAACCAGTAGCTGCACCAAGAATTAATCCACCAATTACTAACCATTGCGACATTCCCGAAGCCACACTTACAACCGGAACTAGCCTGGAACGCATTTTTAACCATTCATAAGCTTTAGCATGCTGTACGGCATGTCCAACTTCGTGGGCTGCAACAGCAGCAGCTGCGGCATTTCTTTGATTGTATACTGCTTCACTCAGGTTTACTGTTTTGTCTGACGGATTATAATGGTCTGTCAATCGGCCCGGAGTCGAAATTACACGTACTCCTGTAATGCCATGATCCTGCAACATTTTTTCGGCTATTTCAGCACCACTCATTCCGTTGCGCAAATGTACTTTCGAATAAAATTCAAATTTGCTTTGAAGCCTGGCACTAACAGCCCAGCTAACCAACGCGATAACACCTATTAAGATATAATATCCTATCATTTTTTAAGTTTTTTGATTACTTATTTACAAACAAAAACCTCGCCAATATAGCGAGGTTTTGTCAATACTGAAAGTTTGTCAGTGCTAATA
This portion of the Flavobacterium lindanitolerans genome encodes:
- a CDS encoding zinc metallopeptidase — translated: MIGYYILIGVIALVSWAVSARLQSKFEFYSKVHLRNGMSGAEIAEKMLQDHGITGVRVISTPGRLTDHYNPSDKTVNLSEAVYNQRNAAAAAVAAHEVGHAVQHAKAYEWLKMRSRLVPVVSVASGMSQWLVIGGLILGAATGFVGGFYIAVAGLVMMALATLFSFITLPVEYDASNRALAWFKNKNMLTQQEYAGAEDSLKWAARTYLVAAIGALASLLYWALQVFGGRRD